A portion of the Neorhodopirellula lusitana genome contains these proteins:
- a CDS encoding sigma-70 family RNA polymerase sigma factor — protein sequence MTAFLTNSENRSRIMAMIVAMVRDFELADDLFQETVIEILKNKHRYDATRSFVPWACGIARNVVLQHWRRQTNAPTSGLTNIIADLAMISAEGDDEVWRRERTALRGCVQRLPDRMQNLLLLRYGHNVKGMALAKSANIRQGSIRTTLTRLRAQLRQCIQEKVSGSDLRANA from the coding sequence ATGACTGCTTTTCTGACCAATTCCGAGAATCGATCTCGGATTATGGCCATGATCGTGGCGATGGTTCGCGACTTCGAACTCGCGGATGATCTGTTCCAAGAAACCGTGATTGAGATTCTTAAAAACAAACATCGTTATGACGCAACTCGCAGCTTCGTTCCCTGGGCGTGTGGGATTGCCAGAAATGTCGTCCTGCAACATTGGCGACGGCAAACCAACGCACCGACCAGTGGCCTTACGAACATCATCGCCGATCTTGCGATGATTTCAGCAGAGGGCGACGACGAGGTTTGGCGACGGGAACGGACGGCGCTACGGGGTTGCGTCCAACGCTTGCCGGATCGAATGCAAAACCTGCTACTGCTAAGGTACGGACATAACGTGAAAGGAATGGCCCTGGCCAAGTCCGCGAACATCCGCCAGGGCTCAATCCGGACGACACTCACCCGTCTGCGTGCTCAGTTGAGGCAGTGCATTCAAGAGAAGGTTAGCGGAAGCGATCTGAGGGCGAACGCGTGA
- a CDS encoding RecQ family ATP-dependent DNA helicase, translating into MTTNVARLRERLHDAFGFQTFRPGQSKACQAAIAGRDTLVLMPTGSGKSLCYQLPGLELEGVTVVVSPLLALAEDQAASLKDHGIEAVIFNSSKSASQTQRFREEVRSGKTEFVFTTPEQLQRTDLCEMLADVGVDLFVIDEAHCVSQWGHDFRPDYLCLHHARQRLGEPPILAMTATASSQTIEEIVSCLRLIDPVTVSSSIYRSNLRLEVVSCQGHQAKDDHLRDLLNRDDFLVANEPAIVYSNTIKETERLAADFEDLSIPVHRYHGGLNKAERLASQAAFMDGPASVMFATNAFGLGIDKPDIRRVVHYHLPASLEAYYQEVGRAGRDGKQSNCTLLFDAEDLRVLKMFAGGHLDSSQLATAHHCLNQGTQRFANDDGTVSLTDLKKISPLGRQTLKSCLQQLASRGLVVPAGRGRWRCIVDTIDHSVTDRLADEGRQRSENRRIALQQMVRFATEDRCRWNALFEHFEEEPNRGTIACCCDVCEPPSNMDQAASEVAVSSAD; encoded by the coding sequence GTGACAACCAACGTTGCCCGACTTCGCGAACGATTGCACGACGCTTTCGGCTTCCAAACGTTCCGTCCCGGCCAATCGAAAGCCTGCCAGGCAGCCATCGCTGGACGAGACACACTTGTGTTGATGCCGACCGGCTCAGGAAAAAGCCTGTGCTACCAGTTGCCTGGCTTAGAACTGGAAGGCGTGACAGTGGTCGTCAGCCCGCTGTTGGCTTTGGCCGAAGATCAAGCGGCAAGCTTGAAAGACCACGGCATTGAAGCCGTCATCTTCAACAGCTCCAAATCAGCGAGCCAGACTCAACGATTCCGCGAAGAAGTTCGATCAGGCAAGACAGAATTCGTGTTCACGACGCCCGAGCAACTGCAGCGGACTGACCTTTGCGAGATGTTAGCCGATGTCGGCGTCGACCTATTTGTCATCGACGAGGCTCATTGTGTTAGCCAGTGGGGGCACGATTTCCGGCCTGACTACCTTTGTTTGCATCACGCCCGCCAGCGACTTGGCGAGCCGCCTATCCTGGCCATGACCGCGACCGCTTCCAGTCAAACGATCGAAGAAATCGTGTCCTGCTTGCGACTGATCGACCCGGTCACCGTGTCGAGTAGCATCTACCGATCGAATTTGCGTCTTGAAGTGGTATCGTGCCAAGGTCACCAAGCGAAGGACGATCACCTTCGGGATTTACTGAATCGCGACGACTTCTTAGTCGCCAATGAACCCGCGATCGTTTACAGCAACACGATCAAGGAAACAGAACGTCTAGCTGCAGATTTTGAAGACCTGTCGATCCCGGTCCACCGGTACCATGGGGGTTTAAACAAGGCCGAACGTCTTGCATCACAAGCTGCATTCATGGACGGCCCCGCCAGCGTGATGTTTGCCACCAACGCTTTCGGGCTAGGAATCGACAAGCCTGATATTCGCCGCGTCGTACACTACCACCTGCCCGCATCGCTCGAGGCCTACTATCAGGAAGTTGGTCGGGCCGGACGCGACGGCAAACAATCCAATTGCACACTGCTTTTCGACGCGGAAGACCTGCGTGTGCTGAAGATGTTTGCGGGCGGTCATCTCGATTCATCTCAGCTAGCCACCGCCCACCACTGTTTGAATCAGGGAACGCAGCGATTTGCGAACGACGACGGCACGGTGTCCCTGACTGACCTGAAAAAGATCAGTCCGCTGGGTCGTCAAACACTCAAGAGCTGTTTGCAGCAATTAGCCTCGCGGGGGCTCGTCGTCCCAGCGGGTCGTGGTCGGTGGCGATGCATCGTGGACACAATCGACCACAGCGTCACTGATCGACTGGCCGACGAGGGACGTCAACGGTCGGAGAACCGCCGGATAGCACTTCAACAAATGGTGCGGTTCGCAACCGAGGATCGCTGCCGATGGAACGCACTATTTGAGCATTTCGAAGAGGAGCCTAATCGTGGAACAATCGCCTGTTGCTGCGACGTATGCGAACCACCAAGCAACATGGATCAGGCAGCTTCCGAAGTTGCCGTTTCATCCGCTGATTAA
- a CDS encoding DUF7594 domain-containing protein, producing MNENRFSELLAAYLDDAISGEETTELHEAVKGSELFRRQFQQETRLNVLMRETLAEQVELRALSHNVTPPGQYRLHRRLILAASAAVLLVSITAGYIVFKSSSDGMPGMGVCMNVSGSSGLTVIRDTQQYQAEPEFGFRVGDRIVCDAQTQAMLRLIDGSIVSMEPGAELVLNSDRPAITLQHGIAFFEIAPRRPGMLAFEVLTGNSTVAVMGTVFSVSASTHTELKVYEGSVKFTRKSDQAFVEVGSHQMATTEKFAVEELTQPSLEVTSLIPTDDLALNRGQPVTKDKWLKVEGKQRDSYLRFVIPQATKVHSAKLRLKQDVDSGKGTLRFFVGDHSDWTEDSLNGSNAPKCLQQVAQHKGIVGRGQLIEVDVSKADLTPGPITIVMTLDETDENDIWFASRESDSPPELILTLGK from the coding sequence ATGAACGAAAACCGCTTCAGTGAACTGCTGGCTGCCTACCTTGATGACGCGATCTCTGGCGAAGAGACCACTGAACTGCACGAGGCAGTCAAGGGATCGGAATTGTTCCGGCGTCAGTTTCAACAAGAAACTCGACTGAACGTTCTGATGCGAGAAACCCTCGCCGAACAAGTGGAATTGCGGGCACTCTCACACAACGTCACTCCACCCGGCCAATACCGATTGCATCGTCGATTGATCCTTGCCGCTTCGGCAGCGGTGTTGCTCGTCTCGATCACGGCTGGCTATATCGTTTTCAAAAGCAGCTCGGACGGCATGCCTGGGATGGGCGTTTGCATGAATGTGTCCGGCAGCAGCGGGTTGACCGTCATTCGCGACACCCAACAGTATCAAGCCGAACCCGAGTTCGGCTTTCGGGTGGGCGACCGAATCGTCTGCGACGCACAAACGCAGGCGATGTTGCGTTTGATCGATGGCTCCATTGTTTCGATGGAACCCGGCGCTGAGTTGGTGTTGAATTCCGATCGGCCCGCGATCACGCTACAACATGGAATCGCGTTCTTCGAGATTGCTCCGCGACGTCCCGGCATGCTCGCTTTTGAGGTTTTGACCGGCAACTCAACGGTGGCAGTCATGGGGACCGTCTTTTCCGTCTCGGCCAGTACCCACACCGAGTTGAAGGTGTACGAGGGAAGCGTGAAGTTCACACGTAAGAGCGATCAAGCCTTCGTTGAGGTGGGGTCGCATCAAATGGCAACAACCGAAAAATTTGCGGTAGAGGAACTCACACAACCTTCACTGGAAGTCACTTCGCTCATCCCCACCGACGACTTAGCTCTCAATCGGGGCCAGCCAGTCACGAAGGACAAGTGGCTTAAGGTGGAGGGGAAGCAACGCGATTCCTACTTGCGATTTGTGATTCCGCAGGCGACCAAAGTGCATTCCGCGAAACTGCGGCTGAAGCAAGACGTCGATTCGGGCAAAGGCACGCTCCGCTTCTTCGTCGGCGACCACAGCGATTGGACCGAAGACTCGCTGAATGGCAGTAACGCCCCCAAATGCCTTCAACAAGTCGCCCAACACAAGGGCATCGTTGGACGCGGGCAGTTGATCGAGGTGGATGTTTCCAAAGCCGACCTAACCCCTGGGCCAATCACGATTGTCATGACACTGGACGAGACCGACGAAAACGACATTTGGTTTGCGTCCCGGGAAAGTGACTCTCCCCCTGAGCTGATCCTGACGCTTGGGAAGTGA